A window from Temnothorax longispinosus isolate EJ_2023e chromosome 1, Tlon_JGU_v1, whole genome shotgun sequence encodes these proteins:
- the LOC139817513 gene encoding LOW QUALITY PROTEIN: fatty acid synthase-like (The sequence of the model RefSeq protein was modified relative to this genomic sequence to represent the inferred CDS: inserted 2 bases in 2 codons; substituted 2 bases at 2 genomic stop codons) codes for MTFCCRICLFKKYKDTMNRPNLYISVDAEEEIVISGIAGRFPNSDNLKEFQENLFNKADLGSSDHGRWNNSYNMPHRIGKVNNIEKFDSKFFNISTTEAHIMDPMTRMLLEHTYEAIIDAGVNPKELRGTRTSVFTAISLSETRSYFSFDPQFARLSMIGCNISFMANRISYWLGVIGQSHNIDSACSSSNSAIVKAYEQIRSGSCDAAIIASANLCFHPHVQMQFYTLGILSSDGYCKPFDEEGTGYMRSEMVAVIYLQKAKNAKRIYATLVHGKINCDGFKEEGITFPSVEKQNILLSEFYEECEISPNELSYVEAHATGTPAGDPVEVMSIDQTLCAKRNTPLLMGSVKSNIGHSEPGSSLCQIAKVLLAMETGIITPTIHFKRPRKELTAIIEGRIKIVTEPTEWEGGYVGINSFGFGGANSHILLKSNFKQKINNGAPNDDLPRLVAVSGCTEEAVKIILDHVRNRPINAEFISLLHHIHNDDIEGHPYRGYVITGSKISHNTISKIEHTPYIRRPICFIFSGLGSQWFGMSRALMKFPVFAKAIQKCGIVLRSYGISLTDILTSDNKNIFDNIFNFLLGLIGLQIGLVDLLTSIGVVPDFIIGHSIGELICGYADGCLTAEETILSAYFIGLALHESKIINGSMAEINLDLETLKVMCPSDIDIACYNSSSNFIVSGPTNSIKTFLTKLQANSISIKEISCGYIPFHSRYIKPAVAKSEEYLNRTLPQKKFHSSKWLTTSSHEYSNIIPLCSKYYTNHLLSPVLFAKTIRSVSKDTVTIEISPQNILQHILNNYLYTTVTNVALYERTEDHNNEIFXESIGKLYNAGLQPQIANLYPTVEFPVSRGTPMISPLIRWDHSENFFVVQFCKKKXNXNVVNEKNLFPATGYLFYIWEMIALLKNQEYINTPVVFEDVNFIRAIVLSQQNEIELTFSIQEGSNRFEIIEGDNAIVTGTVRIPTNIENEKISANLAECIDDEEEMNTKDIYKELRLRGYQYAGAFRGLKSASVTGSNGHIAWTSNWVAFMDSMLQMMILGQNSRSLYVPTRICKLTIDPKYHTQIIQDCPIEDRQFSVRRYKSLDAIISGGIEICGTVATPISRRQKVVNTVLEEYKFVAHRDLDIMSLQDVIRMSTHIALECCNMINVKIIEFVDDSDKVIPEDLNSPLISEILNDLPQIRHHTKLVTTHEKLPNISLPDNVSTTEITKLSKDENCLIVLGFDILTKNSKKLYKQLLSLLMPQGFLLTLEKSGAVCDYSCLKTYELDIILEKQINDKKLLLLRKMRNIARNQRIVHVNNYEFSWVDELKSIMNVQNETSVDTEIILVSEEDFECGLLGFINCLRKEPGGEIIRSVFIQDNKAPTFSLQEPLYTKQLQLDLPINVIRSGNVWGSYRHLPLPSLEPKLVQSAYVTQMVQGDLSTLCWAQSRMSPINHENLVNVIYTSVNFRDIMVATGRLNAETIAPFERGNDCFIGMEFVGFNTHKQRIMGLCSHGGMTNILVADKYLSWIIPDKWTMEDAATIPCVYSTCYYALYMRGKMKKGDKSXSILVLGGIGQAAIHLALYEGCEVFTTVGTVEKRQFIRETFPSIPKDNIGNSRDTSFEQMIMQRTKGRGVDIVLNSLAEEKLQASVRCLANGGRFLEIGKFDMFSNNSLDISIFSKNISFYGILLDKLFYSNAEQKSRLWKTMTEGLKDGAIKPLCRRVFERNEIEAAFRYMAAGKHIGKIIIRVHKEDQEPLNAPLLAHPRYYCLEHKCYVILGGLGGFGLELADWLTLRGAKNLVLTSRAGIRTGYQQSRVKLWRSYGVDVQIVTVDDNLKHEDCESILKFAEEKAPVDAIFNLAVVLKDCTFQNQSPQTFEDSFKSKAWMTKKMDELSRKICLQLRHFVVFSSVSCGRGNAGQTNYGMANSVMEKICEKRMEEGLHGLAIQWGAIGDVGLVADMQEENKELVIGGTLQQRISSCLKTLEVFLLQDRPVVSSMVVAEKAKIGGSMNIYETVAHIMGLKNINTVPPNIPLVEMGMDSMMAVEIKQTLEREFDISLTAQDIKILNFAKLRQMTITTEQGKIHDTNKIEPSNLEGFDMLIRKMKDADFVPDILVEFVTKKEVDRGNIFLLPGIEGCSSVYKTVASGIKSSATCLQHGVLNIPDESHSVMKSAAYLLPHILKKMKDQKKFLIVGYSFGSLIAIELARLLEAKDFSGRLILIDGAPDQMKFWTNQYLDCTSPDELQNVILLRLLEMYTVINKKKLALELNKCNTWNEKLKIFLAYFPNEIYIMTTENKKNLYFTVYNHIVAIQDYDISSLPRLKSPITLLKPTFLIASFTEEDYGLHKVTEGKVQIHYVEGNHITMMDNDKITSAINETWIEDNLIQ; via the exons TTTGCTAGATTATCTATGATTGGATGCAACATTTCTTTCATGGCAAATAGAATTTCTTACTGGCTTGGCGTTATTGGACAATCGCATAATATTGATAGTGCATGTAGTTCAAGTAACTCTGCTATAGTGAAAGCTTACGAGCAGATTCGGTCCGGAAGTTGCGATGCTGCCATTATCGCTTCCGCCAATTTATGTTTCCATCCTCATGTCCAAATGCAATTTTACACTCTAG GAATTCTATCTTCTGATGGTTACTGTAAACCCTTTGACGAGGAAGGCACCGGATATATGCGTAGCGAGATGGTCGCGGTAATATATCtgcaaaaagcaaaaaatgcaaaaagaatATATGCAACCCTCGTACacggtaaaataaattgcgatGGTTTTAAAGAAGAAGGTATTACCTTTCCATCGGTcgaaaagcaaaatatattgttgagtGAATTTTATGAGGAATGTGAAATCTCGCCCAATGAGTTATCTTACGTAGAGGCCCATGCAACTGGTACTCCTGCCGGTGATCCCGTAGAAGTTATGTCTATTGACCAGACTTTATGCGCTAAAAGAAACACTCCTTTATTGATGGGCTCGGTAAAATCGAATATTGGACATTCCGAACCCGGCAGTAGCCTTTGTCAAATCGCAAAG GTATTATTAGCGATGGAAACTGGTATAATTACGCCTACTATACACTTCAAGCGTCCGCGAAAAGAGTTAACTGCTATTATCGAAGGAAGAATAAAGATCGTCACTGAACCAACAGAATGGGAGGGTGGTTATGTAGGTATCAATTCTTTTGGGTTTGGAGGGGCTAATAGCCACATATTGCTAAAGtcgaattttaaacaaaaaattaacaatggAGCTCCGAATGATGATTTACCTAGGCTTGTAGCTGTATCTGGTTGTACGGAGGAAGCAGTTAAAATCATCTTGGATCAT GTGCGAAATCGACCAATAAATGCTGAGTTTATATCTCTGCTACATCATATTCATAATGATGATATAGAAGGTCATCCTTATAGAGGATACGTGATAACTGGGtctaaaatatctcataataCAATTAGTAAAATAGAACATACTCCATATATTAGAAGAccgatttgttttatattttctggaTTAGGATCTCAATGGTTTGGGATGA gtCGCGCTCTAATGAAATTCCCAGTGTTTGCCAAGGCAATCCAGAAATGTGGTATCGTTTTGAGATCTTACGGCATATCACTTACAGATATTTTAACaagtgataataaaaatatttttgataatatatttaattttttattgggTCTTATTGGACTACAG ATTGGATTAGTTGATCTTTTAACATCTATTGGTGTAGTCCCCGATTTTATAATCGGTCACTCTATTGGTGAACTAATCTGTGGATATGCCGATGGATGTTTAACGGCCGAAGAAACGATTTTGTCGGCATATTTCATCGGTTTAGCCCTTCACGagtcgaaaataattaatggctCCATGGCTGAAATTAATCTTGACCTTGAAACCTTAAAAGTTATGTGTCCTTCGGATATCGATATAGCTTGTTACAATAgttcttctaattttattgtaagcGGACCAACGAATTCTATAAAAACATTCCTCACCAAATTGCAG GCGAATAGTATatctataaaagaaatttcttgtGGTTATATACCTTTTCATAGTCGTTACATTAAACCTGCTGTAGCTAAGTCTGAAGAATACTTGAACCGAACATTAccacaaaaaaagtttcacagCTCAAAGTGGCTGACAACATCCTCTCACGAGTACTCCAATATTATACCTTTatgttcaaaatattatacaaatcacTTGTTGTCTCCGGTGTTATTTGCAAAGACGATACGTTCAGTTTCAAAAGATACAGTGACGATTGAAATATCTCCTCAGAATATTCTTCAAcacattttaaacaattatttatacactACAGTGACAAACGTAGCGCTATATGAACGAACCGAGGATCAtaataatgagatat tagAATCAATCGGAAAACTTTATAACGCAGGATTGCAGCCACAGATTGCAAATCTCTATCCGACAGTGGAATTTCCTGTAAGCCGCGGTACCCCAATGATTTCTCCTCTTATAAg ATGGGATCATTCAGAGAACTTTTTTGTAgtgcaattttgtaaaaaaa ataattaaaatgtcgttaatgaaaaaaatttattccctGCTACgggatatcttttttatatctggGAGATGATCGCATTGTTAAAAAAccaagaatatattaatacaccAGTTGTATTTGAAgacgttaattttattcgtgcTATAGTGCTATCACAACAAAATGAGATTGAATTAACTTTCTCGATCCAAGaag GTAGCAATAGGTTTGAAATAATCGAAGGAGATAATGCTATTGTTACTGGAACAGTACGAATTCCAACCAatattgaaaatgaaaaaatatcagctAATCTTGCTGAATGTATCGATGATGAGGAAGAAATGAATACAAAAGACATCTATAAGGAATTAAGACTTCGCGGTTATCAATATGCCGGCGCATTTCGTGGATTAAAAAGCGCATCGGTTACTGGATCAAACGGCCATATCGCATGGACATCTAATTGGGTGGCATTTATGGACAGTATGTTACAGATGATGATTTTAGGACAGAATTCAAGAAGCCTTTATGTTCCAACAAGAATTTGCAAACTGACTATCGATCCGAAATATCACACACAGATAATTCAGGATTGTCCAATTGAAGATAGAC AATTCTCTGTTCGTCGTTACAAGTCTTTAGACGCTATAATATCTGGAGGAATAGAAATTTGTGGCACTGTGGCTACACCTATATCTCGCCGACAAAAAGTTGTGAATACCGTTCTTGAAGAATACAAATTTGTTGCTCATCGTGATTTAGATATTATGTCGTTGCAAGATGTAATAAGAATGTCGACGCACATTGCACTCGAATGTTGCAATatgataaatgttaaaattatcgaatttgTCGATGATAGTGACAAAGTGATACCAGAAGATTTAAATTCTCCACTTATTAGTGAAATCTTAAATGATTTACCGCAGATTCGACACCACACTAAACTCGTGACGACCCACGAGAAACTCccaaatatttctttgccCGACAACGTTTCTACAACGGAAATTACTAAGTTGTCGAAGGACGAGAATTGTTTGATAGTCCTTGGTTTCgatattttgacaaaaaatagcaaaaaattatataaacagtTGCTATCTCTGTTAATGCCACAGGGTTTTCTACTGACTTTGGAAAAATCCGGTGCGGTCTGCGATTATTCATGCCTGAAAACGTATGAGTTGGATATCATACtggaaaaacaaataaatgacaAGAAGCTTttgttattaagaaaaatgcgAAATATTGCGAGAAACCAGCGGATTGTACATGTGAAcaattatgaattttcatgGGTAGATGAACTGAAATCAATCATGAATGTGCAAAACGAGACTAGTGTAGATACGGAGATAATTCTCGTCTCGGAAGAAGACTTCGAATGCGGGCTACTcggttttattaattgtttgcgAAAAGAACCAGGCGGCGAAATAATTAGAAGCGTATTTATTCAAGATAACAAAGCGCCTACATTTTCTTTGCAAGAACCGTTGTACACGAAGCAGCTACAGTTGGACCTACCCATCAACGTTATACGTTCCGGTAACGTTTGGGGATCGTACAGGCATTTACCATTACCATCGTTAGAACCAAAACTTGTTCAGAGCGCTTACGTTACGCAGATG GTACAAGGAGATCTGAGTACTCTCTGCTGGGCACAGAGCAGAATGTCTCCCATTAACCATGAAAATCTCGTTAATGTAATTTACACGTCTGTTAATTTTAGAGATATCATGGTAGCTACTGGCAGACTCAACGCTGAAACTATCGCACC TTTCGAACGCGGTAACGATTGTTTTATCGGCATGGAATTCGTTGGCTTTAACACGCATAAGCAAAGAATTATGGGATTATGTTCGCACGG AGGAATGACGAACATTCTTGTGGCCGATAAATATCTCAGTTGGATTATACCTGACAAGTGGACAATGGAAGACGCAGCAACGATTCCGTGTGTGTACAGCACGTGTTACTATGCTTTATACATGAGGGGTAAAATGAAAAAGGGAGACAAATCTTAATCCATTCTGGTACTGGGAGGCATTGGTCAAGCTGCGATCCATCTTGCGCTTTACGAAGGTTGCGAAGTGTTTACGACAGTTGGAACTGTCGAGAAACGACAGTTTATAAGAGAAACGTTTCCCTCCATTCCCAAAGACAATATCGGAAACTCTCGAGATACAAGCTTTGAACAAATGATTATGCAGCGTACGAAAGGTCGTGGAGTGGATATCGTATTGAATTCCTTAGCCGAAGAAAAATTACAAGCATCTGTTCGCTGTTTAGCAAATGGTGGCCGTTTTctagaaattggaaaatttgatATGTTTTCCAATAATTCCTTGGATATATCtatcttttctaaaaatatcagCTTTTATGgcattttattagataaattattctattcaAACGCAGAACAAAAGTCAAGGTTGTGGAAAACAATGACAGAAGGTTTAAAAGACGGTGCTATTAAACCACTATGCAGAAGAGTCTtcgaaagaaatgaaatagaaGCTGCCTTTAGATATATGGCCGCTGGGAAACATATTGGCAAG ATAATTATCAGAGTTCACAAAGAGGATCAAGAGCCTTTGAATGCTCCACTACTCGCTCATCCACGATATTATTGTTTGGAGCATAAATGCTACGTTATTTTGGGTGGACTTGGCGGATTTGGTTTAGAGCTAGCAGATTGGTTGACGCTTCGAGGTGCAAAAAATCTGGTATTAACATCACGAGCCGGGATCAGAACAGGTTATCAGCAATCAAGAGTAAAACTATGGCGATCTTACGGTGTGGATGTACAGATTGTTACAGTCGATGATAATTTGAAACATGAAGACTGTgaatctatattaaaatttgctgAAGAAAAAGCACCAGTGGACGctatatttaatcttgcagttgttttaaaagattgtacatttcaaaatcaATCACCACAAACGTTCGAGGATTCGTTCAAATCAAAAGCATGGATGACAAAAAAAATGGACGAATTGTCGAGAAAGATCTGTCTGCAACTTCGACATTTTGTCGTTTTTTCCTCCGTGTCGTGTGGAAGAGGAAATGCAGGCCAGACAAATTATGGGATGGCTAATTCCGTAATGGagaaaatttgtgaaaaaaggATGGAAGAAGGATTACACGGTTTAGCAATACAGTGGGGTGCTATTGGTGATGTCGGACTCGTGGCAGATatgcaagaagaaaataaggaaTTGGTTATTGGAGGTACATTGCAACAACGAATATCTTCCTGTTTGAAGACATTAGAAGTATTTCTATTACAAGATCGACCTGTTGTAAGCAGTATGGTTGTTGctgaaaaagcaaaaattggCGGAtcaatgaatatttatgaaacagTTGCTCATATAATGG GATTAAAGAACATAAACACAGTGCCACCAAATATACCACTGGTCGAAATGGGTATGGATTCGATGATGGCAGTTGAAATTAAGCAAACGTTGGAAAGAGAGTTCGATATTTCCTTGACAGCGCAAGacattaaaattctaaattttgctAAACTTCGACAAATGACAATTACAACAGAACAAGGAAAGATACacgatacaaataaaattgagcCGAGTAATTTGGAAGGCTTTGACATGCTGATTCGAAAAATGAAGGATGCAGACTTTGTTCCAGATATTCTTGTAGAATTTGTTACCAAGAAAGAGGTTGATCGAggcaatatatttcttttaccaGGAATTGAAGGATGTTCAAGCGTATATAAAACTGTGGCATCAGGAATTAAATCTTCGGCAACGTGTTTGCAACACGGTGTACTTAATATTCCTGATGAAAGTCATTCAGTGATGAAATCAGCCGCTTATTTGCTGCCT cacatattaaagaaaatgaaagatcAAAAGAAATTTCTAATAGTGGGTTATTCGTTTGGATCCTTAATTGCCATTGAATTAGCAAGATTATTAGAAGCTAAAGATTTCTCAGgacggttaatattaatagacgGAGCTCCCGATCAAATGAAATTTTGGACTAATCAATATTTGGACTGTACTTCGCCAGATGAGTTACAAAATGTGATATTACTTCGTTTATTGGAAATGTACACTGtaattaacaagaaaaag CTTGCGTTAGAGctgaataaatgtaatacatggaacgaaaaattaaaaatatttttagcttACTTCCCGaacgagatatatataatgaccactgaaaataaaaaaaatttatatttcacagtTTACAATCATATAGTTGCTATACAGGATTATGATATTTCTTCATTACCTCGCCTTAAATCACCTATAACATTGCTAAAACCCACATTTCTAATTGCCTCTTTTACTGAAGAGGATTATGGTCTACATaag GTTACCGAAGGTAAAGTACAAATTCATTATGTGGAAGGTAATCATATCACAATGATGGACAACGACAAAATTACATCAGCTATTAATGAAACATGGATAGAAGATAAtctaatacaataa
- the LOC139817488 gene encoding uncharacterized protein isoform X1, which yields MKQYAIYAKRYTIAFTLVVIFIVIILILYPIWSRVFYALLSINETHARISPLLVTEYFVDKRYFYLIFFHTNAAFFIGLIAMLATGTMFIVYSQHACGMFQITCYRIARTMTLETLRKNSLQNEYLIYKGLICAVDMHRKAMKFSNSTISRFKIMFAFLIITGVMCGSLNIFLIFQMTFFKCDIEELLLRLIIMMYLLTYMFVGNYFAQEIMDHNDNVFVTVYNVQWYVAPLLIQKMMLFLLQRRTKAFTMNIAGLFVGSLEGAATKCHVLLQLLSTALSFFTVLHSVRN from the exons ATGAAACAGTATGCTATCTATGCAAAACGTTACACGATTGCGTTTACAT tggttgttatatttatcgtaattattttaattttatacccAATTTGGTCGCGTGTTTTTTACGCCTTACTGTCTATAAATGAAACTCACGCACGTATTTCGCCGCTGCTTGTGACAGAATACTTTGTcgataaaagatatttctacTTGATATTTTTCCATACAAATGCAGCCTTTTTTATTGGGTTAATTGCAATGCTAGCGACAGGAACAATGTTCATAGTTTACTCACAACATGCATGTGGAATGTTTCAAATTACCTG TTATCGTATCGCACGCACTATGACACTCGAAACTTTACGAAAAAACAGCTTGCAAAACGAATATTTGATATACAAAGGATTAATTTGTGCTGTGGATATGCATCGCAAAGCTATGAA attttctAACTCGACAATAtctagatttaaaataatgttcgcCTTTTTGATAATAACCGGTGTAATGTGCGGAagtcttaatatttttctg atttttcagATGACATTCTTTAAATGTGATATTGAAGAACTCTTATtacgattaataattatgatgtATCTCTTGACTTACATGTTTGTAGGCAACTATTTTGCGCAAGAAATTATGGATCATAATGATAACGTTTTTGTCACCgt GTACAACGTTCAGTGGTACGTAGCTCCGTTgctaatacaaaaaatgatgcTGTTCCTCTTGCAAAGACGTACCAAGGCGTTCACTATGAATATTGCTGGATTGTTTGTGGGATCATTAGAAGGTGCTGCTACG aaatgtcATGTCTTATTACAGTTGTTGAGTACTGCATTATCGTTTTTTACCGTTCTTCATTCTGTGCGGAATTGA
- the LOC139817488 gene encoding uncharacterized protein isoform X2, giving the protein MKQYAIYAKRYTIAFTLVVIFIVIILILYPIWSRVFYALLSINETHARISPLLVTEYFVDKRYFYLIFFHTNAAFFIGLIAMLATGTMFIVYSQHACGMFQITCYRIARTMTLETLRKNSLQNEYLIYKGLICAVDMHRKAMKFSNSTISRFKIMFAFLIITGVMCGSLNIFLIFQMTFFKCDIEELLLRLIIMMYLLTYMFVGNYFAQEIMDHNDNVFVTVYNVQWYVAPLLIQKMMLFLLQRRTKAFTMNIAGLFVGSLEGAATLLSTALSFFTVLHSVRN; this is encoded by the exons ATGAAACAGTATGCTATCTATGCAAAACGTTACACGATTGCGTTTACAT tggttgttatatttatcgtaattattttaattttatacccAATTTGGTCGCGTGTTTTTTACGCCTTACTGTCTATAAATGAAACTCACGCACGTATTTCGCCGCTGCTTGTGACAGAATACTTTGTcgataaaagatatttctacTTGATATTTTTCCATACAAATGCAGCCTTTTTTATTGGGTTAATTGCAATGCTAGCGACAGGAACAATGTTCATAGTTTACTCACAACATGCATGTGGAATGTTTCAAATTACCTG TTATCGTATCGCACGCACTATGACACTCGAAACTTTACGAAAAAACAGCTTGCAAAACGAATATTTGATATACAAAGGATTAATTTGTGCTGTGGATATGCATCGCAAAGCTATGAA attttctAACTCGACAATAtctagatttaaaataatgttcgcCTTTTTGATAATAACCGGTGTAATGTGCGGAagtcttaatatttttctg atttttcagATGACATTCTTTAAATGTGATATTGAAGAACTCTTATtacgattaataattatgatgtATCTCTTGACTTACATGTTTGTAGGCAACTATTTTGCGCAAGAAATTATGGATCATAATGATAACGTTTTTGTCACCgt GTACAACGTTCAGTGGTACGTAGCTCCGTTgctaatacaaaaaatgatgcTGTTCCTCTTGCAAAGACGTACCAAGGCGTTCACTATGAATATTGCTGGATTGTTTGTGGGATCATTAGAAGGTGCTGCTACG TTGTTGAGTACTGCATTATCGTTTTTTACCGTTCTTCATTCTGTGCGGAATTGA